DNA sequence from the Syntrophobacterales bacterium genome:
CCTCCTTGTACATACCTTTTGCCACCCGCTCGACAGCCCGAACAATGCTATTGTAACCGGTGCAGCGACAGATATTGCCTTCTATGGCCTCTTTGATCTCATCAACAGTAGGTTTCGGGTTCTCAATGAGCAGCCCTGATGTAGCCATCAGCATACCTGAGGTACAGAAACCACACTGATAGGAACCTTCGTCCAGGAATGCGTTCTGGATAGGGGCAAGTTTCCCATTTGCCTCAAGCCCCTCGGAAGTAGTGATTTCCATACCTATACACTGCATTGCTAGTATGGAACACGCCTTTACGGCCAGACCGTTCACGAGCACCGTACAAGCTCCGCAAGAAACCGTTTCGCAACCCCTTTTCGTCCCGGTAAGCCCGATATGATCTCTTATGGCTTCAACAAGAAGGGTTTTGGGGTTTACGTAAAGTTCATACTCTACTTTATTGACCGACAATTTTATCTCTTTCTTTTCCATACTGTATAAACCTCCCTACCCTAATTTGACAGCCTGTTCCCAAGCCTGTTTTGCCAAACGCTTCGTCAGGACTTTGATCAGGTGCCGTCTGAAATCATCGGATGCATGGATATCGGACACAGGATCCGCATCTCCGCCTGCGGCCTCGCCGGCCTCCGCAAAGATGGCATCATCGGGCTTCTTGCCAATAAGAACCTTCTCTGCACTTTTCGCGCGAATCGGTGTTACTCCCGCATTGCCAAGTACAACTCTCGCGTCGGTGATCATTCCTGATGCGTCTACAACCACTTTCGCAGCCACACCCACGATGCCCATGTCATTCTGTAGAAGGTTAAATTTCTTGTATACACATGCGGTCTTCGGGGTCATAGGAGGAACCTGGACCTCAAGGATCATTTCGTCATGTTCCATTGCAGTTTCAAACAGGTCGGTATAGAACTCTTCAAGTTCCATAACCCTCTCACCTTTATTCGATCCCACCTTTATTTTTGCCCCTAGCGCAATCAGCACGGGAGCCGGGTCGCCTGCAGCGTCTGCGTGAGCCAGGTTGCCACCGATCGTTCCCCAGTTACGCGTCTGAACTGAGGCAAGTCTTTCTTCCATTTTAGGCAGAATAGAATATTTCTCTTTAAGCAGCGCCGACGTTTCTATACTCTTGTGGGTTGTAGTAGCGCCCATTTTTAGACCTTCTTTGTCGTCATACTTGATATAATCAAGCTCTTTCAAGCCTTTGATGTCGATCAGGTGGTTCGTGACAATAAGGCCCTGCCGCATGACAATAAGCAGTGATTGACCGCCGCAGATAATCTTACAATCGTCCACATGATCTGAAAGCATGGTCAACGCTTCCTGGACCGTGCCTGGTCTTAGGTACGTAAAATCATGTATCATGTTTATCTCCTTTCCGTAATACTTTCTTAGCTGTTTTTAAACCGTAAATTTAGCCGCCGCCAACAGTAGTTTCTTGACAAGTCCTGATTGCTCGCCCTTGAACCTGCAGCTCACTCTGTTTGACTTTTCCACACTATTTTTGCTTCCGTGAGGTTCTCCTCCCTTTCTTCAAGGTCCTTGAGCCGCATGTTGCTATAGATAAGCTCCTGAGGAAACTCAAACTTCAGATGGGCGCATCCGTACGTCGGCTTCGGTCTGGCTGCCTTTAGGTGCCTTGCTGCTTTACAAATCTGCGAATGCCTGCCAATGTAAATTGGGCATTCTTTGCACAATTTATTTGAAAACGGACAGGCTCCTGAAACTCTTGTCATCTACTTGCTCACCTCCTTTAGTAATTTTATTTTAACTGCCACTCCTAAAACTGCAATATGAAATCGGCACTTACGGCGCCGCTATTTTTATTAGTGAATCGGCTCTATCAAAATAAATTATCTGTTTTGACTATACAACAATATTTGTATTCATATCAAGATATTTCTCAATTATACATCTCGGTTTTATGTTCCTATTCAGAAACACCTCATTACCTCATTCCGTTCAGTTTGCTTGGATTCCAACAGCCCACTTTTAGCTACATCCAGTTCCCGGACTTCACCTCGATAAGGCGATCGCCAGCGCACTTCCTTCACTCTCTTAATTGTCTGAGGATATCCTTCTTTGTTGCCATTTCGGCATCGTGAGTTCCTTCTGGTTTTCTCACTCCTTAAACGGCTTCATCCACACTCAGCGTATTCCACAAATTTATCGCGTACCAAGGATACCTACAGATAGTATACCCATAGAGAATCAAATTCGTCTTTAACTGTGAGCATCCATTTGTGGCAGTCCGGTCCATAATACAACGGTCCCTAAGGTGCATTGGCTGGTAAGGGACTAAGAAACATTCCTTTTTATATTCATCTTTGAGAAGGATTGGTGCCACGGAGATCTTGTTTACATCAAGATGATAAAAATGGTTGTTTGCCAGAAAAAGAAGCCCCCCTGCCAGTGAAGGGGGGGGATGGCAGGAGGGGCTGTCCAAAACGCCCTACTAAGAGGTATCTCAGACATATATATCATAACACATTTCCACGTTTACTACAAGCTTTCTCTAAAACAGGCGGTTCACAGGAGATACACGGAACGAAACGCCAGTTCTGCCGGCCCTAACTGCAGAAAGGCCCTGCTGACGGTTCGATTCCTAGATCCCATAGTGCGCGTAACTCTTTAATAGAAGGGAACTATTTACCGTACTTTCAAGGAAGAGGGAGCAAAAATTTGCAACACCTGGCCCCAATCTAAACAACCCGCATAAAATTACGTTTCGTAGTAGGACGATTATTAGAGCCAACAAGTTCTTCCCGGGATCAGGACCTTTTCTCTCGAGAGCCAAGTTTCTTTGCTGATGCTTTTTCCTTCTCCTTTTTCTTTGCCTCAGTCATCTGTCTTTTTTGGCTGGTTAACTCGGCCTGATGTTTCTGATGGGCCTTTACCGCATCAATCTCGGCCCGCAATTGCAGGATTTCAGACTTCAATTTGTTGCGTTCTCTATTGGAGGCTTCGATTTTGGCATCGGAACTCGTCTGGAAACCTGCCAGTTGCCCTCCTACTCCTTTTAGCTCACTGACCTCGGTGGCGAGACCAGACACTGTATTCTCAAGAAAGAGCAATCTAATCCCGACAAGAACGATCAATATAACAAGGATTATAGGAAAAACCGGCACTTTTTTGAGGACAGACGGCATCTTGCTACCCTTAGGCGGCACTACCTTTGTCTTTCTTCCGCGATCCGCGGTATATCCTCCGGGAACGTCTATGTCATTCATCAACACAGCTTTATCATCTTCATCAAATACCGGCATTTTCGCTCTCCTTTTATATATAAGTCTACCGATAATTATCACAGTTCATCCTCTCATGCCACAAAAATCGTCTCCTTTGTACTGAACTGCCCGCAAACAAAGGGATTCCAGAATGTGAGACTTACGGTCCACAGGTGAACCCCGAAAATTCTTGACAATCGCGGCTAAAAACGTTAATTTTCAGCAGGTTATGGATAGGACCCTCCTCCTTAATACCAGTTTTGAGCCGATAAACGTTCTACCATGGAAAAAGGCGGTTACCCTTATATTTCTCGGAAAAGTTGAGGTCTTAAAAGAATACGAACGGGAAATAAAGGGAGTATCCGCCACCATGCGACATCCGGCAGTAATCAGATTGCTCAGGCTTGTACGAAACCGTCACATAAACGTCAAGTTTTCAAGAAAGAATATTTTCTTAAGGGATAACTACACTTGTCAGTATTGCGGGAAAAAATTCGAACCCAAAAGCCTGACATGCGATCACATAATTCCCCGGTCAAGAGGCGGTACAGCGGAATGGACCAATATTGTCACGTCGTGTCTCCACTGCAACGTCAAGAAGGGCGACAAGATGCCGGATGAGGCAGGCATGAGTCCTCGAAAAAGACCATCAAGGCCTCGCGGATTTTATATGCTTATGCTCCTTGTGGGCGTAAATGTAATGCCTGATTATTGGAAAGACTATATATTTTCGAGGGATTAATATGGAAAAAATTTGGGCGCCATGGAGAATGGAATATGTCGGCAGTGAGCCAAAGGATGACAAAAAGTGCTTCCTTTGCATTGATGAAGTCGATGATGAACAGTCGCTCGTCGTGGGACGGAAAGGCAGGGCCTTCGTGATTATGAACCGCTACCCCTATACGAATGGCCATACGATGGTCGTTCCGGCAAGACACGTTGGTACGCTGGAGGACCTGCCCGACGAGGAGGCTCTTGACATGATCCGGCTCGTGAAGATCATGTCAATTATCTATAAAAGAGACTTCAACGTCCATGGTCTCAATATCGGTATAAACTCAGGGCGGGCGGCTGGTGCGGGTCTGGAGGAGCACTTCCACATTCACATTGTACCCAGATGGTTCGGTGATACCAATTTTATGCCTGTCATGGGAGACGTGAGAGTCATCTCCGAACACATTATGGACTCATATGAAAGATTAAAGAGAAGATTCGTTGAACAGGCGCTTTGATCCTTCCCGTCCAGTCTTATCCCCCCATGATATAATCTATGCCTTCACAAAAAACTTGTCGGATGATCTTGCTCTCCCCAAGAGGGCAATAGTTACCTTCAATAAAGGAGATCTGAATTACATCCTGAGTCAATCAAAAGGCATACCGGTGGAGGCTTGGTCACGTTTCAGACAGATATACCGTCTCAATGGCTTTAAGACGGTTATCACTCGCTCTTATTTCGGAGGACCCAATATTTCAGCCCTCGTGGAAGAACTTGCCGCTTTCGGGGTGGCAGAGTTCGTGATGTGGGGGTATTGCGGTGGAATTGATCCGGCTTTGGCGATAGGAGACATCCTCGTGGCTACGGGTGCTCTGCGGGAAGACGGTGTTTCTTTTCACTATATGGAGGGCAATGACGCCATGGTATCTTCCAGCTGGCTTAATTCGTGGGTGACAAACGCAAGAGATGAAGGATTCCACTCAGGTACGGTATGGAGTTGCGATGCCATCTACAGAGAAACGGCTGGCAAAGTTATGCGATACAGGGAACTGGGTATCAGCGGCGTGGAGATGGAAACTGCCTCTTTTTACAGCGTATGCAATTACCTTGGAATCAGAGGGATCGTCTTTCTCGTCGTGTCTGATTTACTTACTGAAGATTCCTGGACACCAGGCTTCCGAACGAAGTCTTTCAGAGCAGGCGTGAAAAAACTTGCGCAATTCATTCTCAACCAGGCCATATGCTAATCGGCAATAAAAAAGAGGCCGATACTCCGTCGGCCTCTTTACATTCTTGAATCGCCCTAAACCGAACTTATCTTTTCGGCTTTCAGACAGAAACTACCTTCACCGCTACTTTTTCACGGCTTTTTTTATAATCACAAACCCATTACTGGGACCAGGAATAGCTCCCTCAACCATAAGAATATTTGTGTCACCTCGTACATCTATCACCTTCAGGTTCTGTACCGTAACCCTTTTCGAACCCATATGCCCAGGCATTTTCTTTCCTTTAATGGTACGCCCCGGCGTCATGTTCTGCCCGATAGAACCTCCATGCCTGAAAAACTCATGCGTGCCCCGTGACGCAGGCGCCCCTTTAAAGTGATGTCGTTTTACAACGCCCGCAAACCCCTTACCTTTCGATGTACCCGTCACATCTACAAACTCTCCGGGCTCGAATATTTCCACCGAAATCTCGCCGCCAA
Encoded proteins:
- a CDS encoding (2Fe-2S)-binding protein, giving the protein MEKKEIKLSVNKVEYELYVNPKTLLVEAIRDHIGLTGTKRGCETVSCGACTVLVNGLAVKACSILAMQCIGMEITTSEGLEANGKLAPIQNAFLDEGSYQCGFCTSGMLMATSGLLIENPKPTVDEIKEAIEGNICRCTGYNSIVRAVERVAKGMYKEDSL
- a CDS encoding xanthine dehydrogenase family protein subunit M — encoded protein: MIHDFTYLRPGTVQEALTMLSDHVDDCKIICGGQSLLIVMRQGLIVTNHLIDIKGLKELDYIKYDDKEGLKMGATTTHKSIETSALLKEKYSILPKMEERLASVQTRNWGTIGGNLAHADAAGDPAPVLIALGAKIKVGSNKGERVMELEEFYTDLFETAMEHDEMILEVQVPPMTPKTACVYKKFNLLQNDMGIVGVAAKVVVDASGMITDARVVLGNAGVTPIRAKSAEKVLIGKKPDDAIFAEAGEAAGGDADPVSDIHASDDFRRHLIKVLTKRLAKQAWEQAVKLG
- a CDS encoding HNH endonuclease yields the protein MDRTLLLNTSFEPINVLPWKKAVTLIFLGKVEVLKEYEREIKGVSATMRHPAVIRLLRLVRNRHINVKFSRKNIFLRDNYTCQYCGKKFEPKSLTCDHIIPRSRGGTAEWTNIVTSCLHCNVKKGDKMPDEAGMSPRKRPSRPRGFYMLMLLVGVNVMPDYWKDYIFSRD
- a CDS encoding HIT domain-containing protein; translated protein: MEKIWAPWRMEYVGSEPKDDKKCFLCIDEVDDEQSLVVGRKGRAFVIMNRYPYTNGHTMVVPARHVGTLEDLPDEEALDMIRLVKIMSIIYKRDFNVHGLNIGINSGRAAGAGLEEHFHIHIVPRWFGDTNFMPVMGDVRVISEHIMDSYERLKRRFVEQAL
- a CDS encoding nucleoside phosphorylase, whose translation is MNRRFDPSRPVLSPHDIIYAFTKNLSDDLALPKRAIVTFNKGDLNYILSQSKGIPVEAWSRFRQIYRLNGFKTVITRSYFGGPNISALVEELAAFGVAEFVMWGYCGGIDPALAIGDILVATGALREDGVSFHYMEGNDAMVSSSWLNSWVTNARDEGFHSGTVWSCDAIYRETAGKVMRYRELGISGVEMETASFYSVCNYLGIRGIVFLVVSDLLTEDSWTPGFRTKSFRAGVKKLAQFILNQAIC
- the rplC gene encoding 50S ribosomal protein L3, translated to MGIGLLGRKLGMTQIFGEDGSAIPVTVIKAGPCAVVQKKTVSGDGYDGIQLGFEEIEKVKRVNKPANGHFKKANVLPRALLREFRVDAEGLEAYELGGEISVEIFEPGEFVDVTGTSKGKGFAGVVKRHHFKGAPASRGTHEFFRHGGSIGQNMTPGRTIKGKKMPGHMGSKRVTVQNLKVIDVRGDTNILMVEGAIPGPSNGFVIIKKAVKK